The following is a genomic window from Butyricimonas faecihominis.
CTGGGAAATCAGTTTCTCCTTGTATTTATGGATCAAGATAGAAGAGGAATAGTCTTCCACTTGTTTCCGAATGTTTTTTTCCTCGTCGCTCAGGTTCTGGGTCGCTTTGTGCAACAGTAATTCTTTGGTAATCCAGTTCCGCACGTAGCTTTGTGCCATGATGAGACTATCCTTCGAGGGGGTTCCCTGGGGAATAAAGCCGGAAACTTCCGATTTCAGCAAGTATTTGTCGAAAACCTTTGCCACGGGTTGCTCGTTTTTCGCGAACTTATCGTTACAAGCCCACAGGAAGGGGATAAAAATCAGTATATGTTGTAGTTTCATGATTTTACGCAATTAATATTCGGGCGAAAATAATAAAAAGCGATTTAAATATACGAGTTTGTGAGAGTTTTTTCGTCTATTTTGTATTTTTGCGAATAGAATTCGAAGAATGACCCGTGATATAAAAGAGATATTAAAGACTTACTGGGGATATGATGATTTCCGATCCTTGCAGGAAGAGACTATCCGTTCCGTGCTGGACGGGAAGGACACGCTTGCCCTTATGCCCACGGGAGGGGGAAAGTCGCTCACGTACCAAGTGTCCGGGTTAGCGATGGAGGGCGTCTGTCTGGTGGTGACCCCGTTGATTGCTTTGATGAAGGATCAAGTGGAGGATTTAAAGAACAGGCAGATTCCGGCCGAGGCGATCTACACGGGGATGAGGCGTGACCGGGTGGAGTCGATCATTAATAAATGTATATATGATACGGTTAAGTTCTTGTACGTGTCGCCCGAGCGATTGTACTCGGAACGGTTCCGGGAAAAATTGAGGTTGATGAACGTGTGTCTGATTACCGTGGATGAAGCTCATTGTATCTCGCAATGGGGGTATGATTTTCGTCCCCCGTACCTGCGAATAGCGGAGGTACGCGAATTCTTTCCCGGGGTGGCTACCCTTGCACTCACGGCCACGGCTACCCCGGAGGTCGTGGAGGATATTCAGAAACAGCTGCACTTTTCGACCCCGAACGTTCTCTCTAAAAGTTTCCGGCGGGAAAATATTTCCTACGTGATCCGGGACACGGAGGCCAAGCCGTTGGAATTATTCAATATTTTGTCTAAGGTGCAGGGGGGGGCGATCGTGTACGTGCGTACCCGGTTGAAGGCTTCTTCGATTGCCGCTTTCCTGAACAAGTCGGGGATCAAGTCTGACTTTTATCATGCCGGGTTATCTTCCGCGCAGCGGGCACGTCGGCAGGAGGCGTGGAAAAGCGGGATGGTTCCCGTGGTGGTGGCGACGAACGCTTTCGGGATGGGGATTGATAAGGCGGATGTGCGGGTGGTGGTGCATTATGACGTGCCGGACAGTCCGGAGGCCTATTTCCAAGAGGCGGGACGTGCCGGACGGGATGGAAAAAGGGCATACGCTGTGTTACTTTCCAGCCGGGCAGCTTTGGGTGGTTTACAAAAACGGATTGATGATGCTTTTCCCCCGAAAGATTATATATTGAGGGTGTACGAGGCCTTGGCGAACTATTATCAGTTAGGTGAGGGCGAGGGACAGGGACGGGCGTTCGAGTTCAATTTGAAACTGTTTGCCCGTAATTTTAAACTCAACGAGGCGAGGGTGATGTCTGCCATCAGTATTCTGGAGGTTGCGGGGTTCTTGGGGTACACGACGGATATAAATTCCCGTTCCCGGGTGATGTTCACCGTGTTACGGGATCGGTTGTACGAGTTCGAGACGGGTGATCCCTTGTTGGAAAGACTTATGGTTCTCCTGATGAGAAATTATGCCGGAATTTTCGTGCAGGATGCTTACGTGGACGAAGGTTTCTTGGCTGATCAGCTCGACGTGACACGCAAGGTGTTGTATGATGCTTTTATTTCTTTGGCAAAACGTAAGATTATTCGCTACGTGCCGGGGGACGTGAAACCTTACATCGTGTATTACCAACCCCGGTTGCCATTGTCCTATATCACGCTCGGGAGGGAGGCTTACGAGAACCGGAAGGAGTTGTTTGTCACGAAGATCGGGGCCATGGCCCGTTATATCCGGGATGACGAAACGTGTCGCCAGCTTTTGCTTATGGAGTATTTCGGGCAGAAGGAAGAGAAGCCTTGCGGGATATGTGATGTCTGTATCGGGAAGAAGAAACGGTTGCATCGGGAAGAGCGGAAAAGTCTGGAGGAACAGATTTTGCAGGTGCTTGCCAAACAGAATACGAATATCCGGGAGTTGGTGCGTCAATTGGGTGAGGACGAAGAAGTCGTGATCGGGCAAGTCCGGAAATTGTTGGATGAAGGGAAAATTCAATATGTTTCGACCTTGGAACTGGGGATAACGAGGAAGTCCTAAATGTTAATTTAGTATAATTGCATTACACTCTTTCCCTTGTCCCGTCGGTGTTTCACTGGTAAGTATTCGATAAGTTACCGATAAGTCTTCGATAAGTTGCCGATACGGGCAGTCAATTTTTCGTTACTTTTTTCTTGAAAAATGAATGAGGTATTAGTGAGACATAGGTGCGAGTCACTGTTGAGTGTTAGGAACGTATTTTATAAGAAGTATCCTAATTTGATGTTGATCGGTAGTCTAATTAGGATTTTTGTTTATATCGTTAGAACTAAATATTATTTATTACTTTTGCGGTTGTAAATATAGAAAAAATATAACCGATGGAATTCATGTTTTTGGGGGATAAACACAATATTCCTGTTATATAGGGAACTATAAAATCTAACCCTAGGCGACAATGTTTTATGATTATGGAACAGATATTTAATAAGGAACAGCAAGGAACTGCGCGATTCATTTTGAATCATCCTTTAGCGAAACTATCGGATTTGCGTTCTAACGAAATAAAAGATTTAGCCGTGGTGTGGTGTTACTATTCGGGTAAGATTGAAGGGAATACCTATACTTACGTGGAAACAGAGGCATTGCTCAAAGATGGCATTACTTCTGAAAAGAAGTATGAAGACGCCAAGATGCTGAAAAACCTATATAATACTTTCATATCAGAAGTGGAGTATATTAATAAAGGGAGGAATCAGGAAATAATTGATGAACGCACTTTATTCCGAGTACATCAGGCTATATCCACGGGTTTGGTTTCCAATGAAGAATCCGGCTATTTAAGAACAAGAGCTGTCCGTATCAGCGGTACGGGATATATCCCTCCAAAGGACTTGCACGATATTCGGGCTAAGTTGAATGAAATACTTTATCAACAGGAACAATTCACAAATCCATTGGAACGGGCTATTTATCTTCATTGTAACATAGCTAAATTACAGCCTTTCATAGATGGAAATAAACGTACCGCCCGAATGGTGGAAAGCATTGCCTTGATGAATGCCGATATTATCCCAGTCTATTCCTCGAAAGATGCTGATATATTGAATTACAGGAAAGGGTTGATAGCTTTTTATGAAACCGAAGATTATTCTCTTTATGCTGATTATTTTCTAAACAGGCAAGTGGAGCGAATAAAAGAAATCGAATAAAAAAGATTCAAATTTGTCGGTACCTTTTTCTTCGTGAAGTGTTATAAGGTAAAATAACACGAAATGAAAAAGGAAACAGAGTATATTATCCAGTTGATCGTGAAAAGACTTCAAGGAGGTTTGTCTCTCGAAGAGGAAACTTTCTTCGCGGCTTGGAAATCACGTTCCAAGGCCAACGAGGAGTTGTATGAACGATTGGAAAATGAATACAAGGAACACACGGAATATCCTTTATACGAGCATTTTAATGCTCGTCGGTCGTGGCCGTCTGTCATGAAAGACATTCGGAAGAGACATTCCATTCGACGCTTGTATCGTGGAGTTGCTGCGGCTGCCATCGTGTTATTGAGTGTATCTTCTTATCTGATGTTTTCGACGGGCGGGGAGGAAGTACTGCCCGTGGCCCGGGTGGAGTCGGGCAACCATTTTTCTTTTGGGAAGCGTGCCTCGCTGATTCTGCCGGGAGGGGATACTTTGCTGATTGCACCGGGGGTGGTAGACACGCTTGACGAGCAATTACCTTTCGTGAGTAATAATGGTGAAACCTTGATTTATCATACTCCCCGGACGGCGGATTCTTTGGTGTATAATACGCTGAAAATACCTCGTGGCGGGGCTTATTCCTTGCAGTTGTCGGATGGTACGAAGGTAATGCTGAATTCCGATTCCCGGTTAAAGTTCCCGCAATCTTTTTCGGGTGATACCCGGGAGGTGTATTTGGAAGGAGAAGGATTTTTCCAAGTGGCAAAGGATGCCGCGAAACCCTTTATCGTGCATTGTGAGAGGTATGCCGTGCGTGTGTTAGGTACTACGTTTAATATTTCCGCTTACCGGAACGATGAGGTTTCGATGACGACGTTAGTCGAGGGACGGGTGAATATTGAGTGCGGGAATACGGTTGTTGCGTTGACTCCCGGACTGATGGCTGCCGTGGCCGATTCGAAAGTGACGACCCGGGAAGTGAACGTGGAGTCCTATATCTCCTGGACGAGAGACCAGTTCAGTTTCAGCGAGGAACGTCTGGAAGATTTGTTAAAAAAGATTTCCCGCTGGTATGACGTGGAGTTCGTGTTTGATGATGAGGAGATCAAGGATTATAAATTTTCCGGGTTTATACCTAGGTACGAGAGTATAACGAATTTGTTTGAGATATTGGAACAATCGGCGAATGTAAGTTTTGTTCGAAAAGAGGATAAAAAAGTGATAATTATAAAACATTAATTCAAGCATGGCCAGCTAAATTAATCATCGGAGTGTCGTATAATAAATTTTAAATGTATGAAAAATTGGAGTATACTGGCTGCGGTAATGCTCGTGGTAGCGTTATGTCCTTATTCAGCTCAGGGAATTGACAGGAAAAAGAAAGAGGTTCAGCCTAAAACGACGAAGGTTGTGCTTGGTAAATATGACGAGTTGTTCAAGAACAAGGCACACGTGGTGGCGAAAGGTGGTTTTATGACCTTGCATAAGGTGGACGGCAAGTTGTTTTTTGAAATGCCTTTAAAGTACATGGGACGGGAATTTTTATTGGCCTCCACGGTAACTTCCGCGACAGATAATAGCATCTGCGTGGTAGGTTATAAGCCGAGAACTCCCCGGCATATAAAATTTACATTATTGGATAGTATGGTCTGTTTGAGGAATGTCAATTCGAAAATGACTTATGACAAGGGACAGGCCGGGCTAGAAGAAGCGATGGAGAAGAATTTCGGGGATCCTATTGTCGAGTCTTACCGGGTGCTGGCGTACACGCCGGATAGTTCTGCGGTGGTTTTTGACATGACGGATATGTTCACGAAGGATGAATCTTCTTTGTCTCCAATTATGCCGAACTCGGGTGGAATACTCAGTCATTCTGCCAGTTTGAATAAAGAGGGATCTATGTTGACCGAGATCAAGGCTTTTGAAGATAATGTAAGTATTAAATCCGTTTTGTCTTATCTGGTCACGACGAAAGCGATGGGTATGCTCACGGTAAAGAAGGATGATCCATTGACTACTCGTGTTACACGCACGTTGTTGCTTTTACCGGAAAACAAGATGCGTCCTCGGATCACGGATTCCCGGTTAGGTATATTTTTAGGGAATAAAGTGTACGTTTCCATGGAAGAGGACGGTATTCAGAAATATTCGGTGGCTAATCGCTGGCGGTTGGAACCTAAGGATATGGATGCGTGGAAACAGGGAAAGTTGGTGGAGCCGGTGAAACCAATCGTGTATTATTTGGATAACACGTTCCCGGAATCGTGGAAAGAACCCTTGAGGGAGGGAATTTTAAGATGGAACACCGCATTCGAGAAAATCGGGTTCAAGAACGTGGTTCAGGTGCGGGATTTTCCCTTGGATGATCCAGAGTTTGATCCCGATAATTTGAAATACTCTTGTGTTCGCTACATCCCGTCAACGACGGCCAACGCAATGGGACCCTCGTGGGTGGATCCGAGTACGGGGGAGATTATTAATGCCAGCGTGCTGATCTATAACGACGTAATCCGGTTGATTAACGGGTGGCGCTTCGTGCAGACGGCTCAGGTTGATCCCCGTGTCCGGGCAAAAAAGATGCCGGATGATGTGGTGAAAGAATCGCTGGCTTACGTGATCGCTCATGAAGTGGGCCACACGCTGGGATTGATGCATAATATGGCAGCTTCTGCCGCTTATCCCGTGGATTCCTTGCGCTCGGCAAGTTTCACGCAAACATACGGAACCACGCCTTCCATCATGGATTACGCCCGCTATAATTATGTCGCTCAGCCGGGGGATAAAGGGGTGAGATTGACACCACCGGATTTGGGGGTTTATGACGAGTTTGTCATAAAATGGTTATACACGCCACTACCTGAGGTAGAAGATGCTATGGCCGAGGTTCCTATCCTAGAAAAATGGTTGGATGAGAAGGCCGGGGATCCCAGGTACCGTTATGGACGGCAACAGGTTTATGCCCGGTTTGATCCTAGTGCGATAGAAGAGGATTTGGGGGATGATCCGGTGAAAGCGGGAGATTATGGGATTCAGAATCTGAAGTATATTATGAGTCATTTGAACGAGTGGTTGGGGGATGATCCAGACGGGCAACATCGTCAGGCCATGTACCAAGCTATCGGTAATCAATACTATCGTTATCTGAAGAACGTGATGTATAACGTGGGAGGTATTTACTTGACGGAGGTGAAGGACGGAACTCCGGGCAAACGCTTTGTTGCGGTTCCCCGGGAGGTACAAAAGAACTCGCTTAAATGGGTGATCCGGGAGTTGAAAACCCAGAATTGGCTGACCGATAAGGAGCTGACGGATAAGTTTGCCTTGGGCGTTTCACTGGCACCGACGGTACGGTATGCTGCCGCGAAGAATGTTGCCGAATTGTACAAGAACGTGGTTCTTTCCGCTCACGTGTCTCGTGATCCTTACACGGTGAAAGAGTTCTTTGACGATTTGTATCATGAAGTGTGGGCTTCTACCTTGAATAACCGGAAACTTTCCGAGAGCGAGAAGATATTACAGCGGGTGATTGTTGAAGTTTCGTCAGAGGGGATGGAAGGAAAGAAGAAAGGTTTACCATTCTTGACAGACGAGGCTCTTTACTTGCATTCCGGTGATGCTTTTGCTCCTTCTGTTGACGAAATCAACGCTTACGGGCTGGATGAGACGGGGATGGTGAGTAGGTATCTGGACGAGTTCCGGGAGATAGAACAGGTGTACGGACGGGGTTTCGTGGCCGCTCATCTTGAAAATATCGGGAACGGGTACGGTTGGCAGCGAAAAGTGACTACCACGGCAATCGACGATTCCAAGGTGTACTTGCAGGACATGCTGGTTCGGGTGAAACAATTGTTGGAAGGTAAGTTATCTACCGCGGATAAGGACACGAAAGCTCATTATCGGGCATTGATTCTTCAAATTGAGAAGGCGCTTAAAGCCGAATAATATACCGGGAGGCGGGGAAAGTCCCCTGTCTCTCGAAAAGAATACCTATTAACAACTAATTATATAAACATGAAAACGAATCGAGTGTTAAACAGGGACAAATGCAGGGGATGGATCAGGTGGTCTCTCGTGATCGGCTGCATTTTGTTTAGTTCTATGAGAATCTACGCTTCGGACGTTCGCTTGGTGAATGATTCGATTAAGCTGGATTTAAAGTTTGAGAAATCGACCATGTTGGAGGTACTCAATACGTTGAAAAAGAAGACGGCTTTGAATTTCGTGTATAATCACGAGGAGATAAAGGGGATTCCACTTATCACGAAGGAGTTCCGGCAGGCGACGGTACACCAGATTTTGGATTATTGTTTGCGCAACACGGGGTATGTTTTTTCCGTGGTGAATGACGTGGTGGTGATCAAAAAGAAAGAGGTAAAGAGAGGTCAGCAAAAGGTTACGATTACCGGGACCGTGTTCGACGAGAAGAATGAACCTCTTCCGGGAGCAACCGTGATGCTGAAAGGCACGACGATTGGCGTGGCCTCTGACGTGAACGGGGAGTTCAAACTGGAGCTACCGGAAAGTGACGGGATGGTTCTCGTGGTCAATTTTATCGGTATGGTTTCTCAAGAGATTCCGGTGACTCGTGACGTTAACTTGAAAATTGTTCTGAAGATGGCGGACACGGCTCTGGATGATGTTGTGGTCAATGGTTTTTACACGAAGAATAAAAACACGTTCACGGGTTCCGTGACCACCGTGAAGGGGGAAGAGCTGGTACAGGCATCCAGCACGAACCTGATCCAAGCGTTGAGTACTTTGGTGCCGGGATTGAGAATCGTGGAGAATAACGCGCAGGGATCGAACCCTAACGCCGTGCCGGAGATTATTATCCGGGGGACCAATTCATTGATGACCAGTGATGAGGCGGGAATCAACACGCCCTTAATTATTCTGGATGGAATCGAAATCTCGCTTGAAGAACTCTACGATTTGGATTTGTTCGATATAGAGAGTGTGAACGTACTGAAAGATGCAGCCGCAACCGTTCTTTATGGTGAACGGGCTTCCAATGGCGTGATCGTGGTGGAACGGGCTCACGTGAAGGATGATAAAGTGCGGTTCAGTTATAATTTTGTTCCTGATTTCAGTTTCCCCGATTTGAGTTCCATGAACTTGTGTAATGCCTCTGAAAAGTTAGAATTGGAACGTCGGGCCGGGTTGTATAATTCGGCTAATGGTAACGCTGACAGAAATTATGCCTATAAGTTGGAAAACGTGCGCAAGGGGATTGACACGGATTGGATTTCAAAACCATTGAGAAACTCTTTCAGTCATTCTCATTCATTGCGGGTTGCCGGTCGGGGAGGTAATATGGATTACAAGGCATCTGCTTCTTTTAAAGATACTTACGGGGTCATGAAGGGGGACTACAGAAGGAATTACGGTCTTAATTTTTCATTGGCTTACCACATGACGAATAAATTGACGATCTCTTATCAGTTTGCTTTCGGGATGACGGATAGCAAGGATTCTCCTTACGGTCAGTTTTCAACCTACACCGAGTTGAATCCTTACGAGCCGGTGTATGACGAGGATGGCGAGTATATCCGGAATTACTATTTCAACAAGTTCGATCCCTCTCGCAACGAGAAAATAGAGAATCCGTTATACAATGCTACGCTTTCCAGTTTTTCGAAATCTAAGAGTAAATCGATCAAAAATAGTTTATCCCTGCGCTGGGATATCAGCAAGTCTTTTTTCGTGAACGGGCAATTCGATTTGAACCTGTCGGATTCGAAGAGTGATAAATATACCTCGCCGGAAAATTCGGCATATGAAAATTACACTTCTCCGGAAGAGCTTGCGCAGAAGGGGGAATACAGGCAAAGCTCTTCCGACGGGAATTCGTACACGGGAAAATTGGTTGCAAACTATTCTATCGCTTTGGATGAGCATGGTAGCGTGTTCGGTATTCATGCCGGGACAGAGATTTCAAGGGAGAAGACTACGAGTAGCCAGATCACTGCCGTGGGGTTCTTGAAGGACGAACTGGACGATTTGAGTTATGCGATGAAATACGATGACAAGGCTCCTAGCGGGAGCGAGAAATTATCAACAAGAGTCGGGTTCTTTGGTGATGTAGATCTTTCCTACCGGAACAGGTATTTTGTCAACGGAGTTTTCCGGACTTCCGGTTCCTCTAAATTTGGTAAGAATCAGCGTTTCGCTCCCTTCTGGTCTGTCGGTTTCGGGTGGAATGTTCACAACGAGGAGTTTTTGAAATGTGATTGGTTGAACACGCTACGTTTCCGGGTAAGCTACGGGTACACGGGTAATGCCGGTTTTTCTCCTTATCAGGCGATCACGACATATAAGTATAGCAATGATTATCGCTATTATGCGGGTGTCGGGGCTTTACCGATCACGATGGGAAACATGGATTTAAAGTGGCAGCGGACGTTGAAAATGAATTACGGGGTCACCGGTGGATTCCTGAATGACCGGTTGCGAGTGGAATTCGATTACTACGTGGAGAAGACGAAAGATATGTTGATCCCGATAGATGTACCCCTTTCCATGGGCGTGGATAACGTGAAGGTTAATCTGGGATCGGCTAAAAATGCCGGGTTGGATTTCTCTATTTCCGGGCAGATCATACAAAAGAAGGATTGGAGCTGGATGCTGACGGTGAATGGCGGGCATGTGTATGACAAGATCGAGAAGATCAGTAATGCCTTGCAACGGACGAACTCGGAAACCACGTCTTCGGACGAATGGAACGCTCCCAAGATTCAATTCAAGGAGGGAGAGTCTCAATATGCGATTTATGCCATGCGTTCCGCGGGGATTGATCCGGCCACGGGTAAAGAGGTGTATATAAATAAAAACGGGGAATACACGTTTGATTACAGTTACGACGATCAGGTGGTTGTGGGGAATACAAACCCGACAATACAAGGAAGTATATTCACGTCGTTCCGGTATAAAGGGTTTTCTTTAAGCGTGTCGGCTGCTTACACGTTGGGAGGTGATATTTATAACACGACACTGGCGAAGAAGGTGGAGAATATAAACATCAAAGAGAATGTCGATCGACGGGCGTTCACGGAAAGATGGAAAGAGATCGGGGACGAGACCCGTTTCTTGGGCATCCCGGAAAGCGGATGGGCTACTTATCTTTCGGAACGTTTCGTGGAGCGTAAGAATGAGTTGTCGATTTCGAATATTAACCTGCAATACGAGTTTAATGTTGAAAAGCTGAAATTGTTCGGTCTGAAACGTCTGGTCGTGGGTATCGGAGCATCGGACATCGGGCGGCTTTCCACGGTTAAATTTGAAAGAGGTACTTCCTATCCCTATTGTCGGAGCTTTAATTTCATACTTAGACCTACCTTTTAATGAAACAATATAATCGTATGACTATGAAAAAGATAATATATATGCTACTGATCGCCTCGTGTGGGTGGAGTTGCGATAGCTTTCTGGATGTAAATCCCAAGGCGGAGGTGATTGACGAGGATATGTTCAGCACGGCTTCGGGCGTGGAGGATGCCCTGTATGGTGTGTATTCGGCCTTGTCCAATAGTTATTTGTATGGTAATTATATGTCGGTGTATTACCCGGAACTGTTCGCACAGAATTTCGTGGATGACGGTATCAAGGGAACGGAGATCGGGAAATTGAACATGGGCGATCTTATGATGGAATCGGATGTGATGAAGATGTGGAAACAAGCTTATACGGCGATCGGTTACGTGAACAATATTATTATAAACTTAGAGAATAAGGACGAGAAGGCGTTCAAACATTATAATATTTACCTTGGGGAGGCTTTAGGGCTTCGGGCTTATCTGCATTTTGACCTGCTACGATATTATGCCGTTCATGTTACCTCGAAAGATGAAACGGCCAAGGCACACGCCATTCCTTACGTCACGACTTACGAGTTTTACGTGACACCCTTTTCTTCGGTAACGGAGGTTTACGATAAGATTATTCAAGATCTGGAACGGGCAATTGGTCTTTTGGCAGACGACGAGAGTTTGATGGAGGCAGAAAGAACGGGACACGCTGCTGATTTCGTTTCAGCCCGGGAGACTCATTTCAATTTGTACGCAGCGGAGGCAGCTTTGGCCCGCGTGTATTGGATGAAGGGCGATTTGAAGAATGCCAAGATCTACGCTCAAAAGGTGATTGATTCTCATAAATTCCAGTTGGTGGATAAAACGGAGGTGGAGAGCATGGTACAGAGTAAGTTGTCTTTTAAAGAGACGATCTGGGGAATTTATACAAGGGATTTCGGGACCTCGATGAAGAATTTATTTATTAGAAGTACGGGAATAGATTTGGCCTCGGATTGGGAGGACTTGTACCTAGATAATCAGGGAGCGGAAGAGGGCGTGGATTACAGGAGATTCTGGTTTGACGTGGACCCGGATAAAGATGCCACGACTTGCCTCAAGCTGATTAACTACGAGTTTTTGGCTGACCCGAATAAATACGATGAACCCGTTATTCTGGGAGTGAACATGATTCGTATCCCGGAGATGTACTATATCATGGCGGAAGCTTTGCTGGAAGAGAATATCGACTTGGCCACGGATTATATGGATGTTGTTGTGGAGGCCCGGGGAATGGTCGGGTTTAAAGACCGGATTCCGGCTCGACAATTGACGCTTGATGATATTATGAAGGAACGCCGTAAGGAATATTACGGGGAAGGCCAAGAGTGGTTTTGCATGAAACGGCAGAACCGGGATGTATATTCAATCATAGGGGCGGTAACCCTGCCGGGAAGTGACAAGATCTATTGTTTGCCTGTTCCCGAAGAGGAAATGAATGCCCGTTAACATTAAAAACGAAAGACATGAAAAGGATAACATTAATTAGTTTTGCTATTGGATTAGCGTTGAGCGCGCTTTCCTGTTCGGATGATGACCTGATGTATAACGTGCATCAGAAAAGGTCTGTCTATTTTGACCGGGAAAGTAAAACAGATACTATTTTTTTCTCTTTTGTTTCGGTTGAAGGGGATGACTACGATTACTGTATCCCGATCCGGGTGATCGGTAAACCCGTGAACGAGGTGCAGCACCCGGTGGTTATGGTCGTTGCCGATTCTTCAACAGCACGGGAGAACATGCATTACGTGATGGGAGAGGTGGTGATTCCCGCCGATAGCGTTCGAGGTGTCCTGAACATCCGGTTAAACAAGACGGGTGACATGAAGGAACGTTCGTATTACCTCTATTTGAGATTTGCAGAGGATGAGTATTTTAAACCGATTGCCGATGATAATTATATTTTGTCGATAGCTGACGGGGAGTACTCCCGGCCGGATTGGTGGAAAGATGCTGATCTGGGAACGTTCTCTTCCGATTTGTTTAAGCGGATGTTGGAAAAATACTGGGAACTGGAGGAACTTCGTCCGGTGGAATATGCTTATTTCGAAGAGAATTACGGGCGGTTGCTTGAGAATGCCCCGGCATGGTTCTGGTCTAGAAATTATCCGGGTATCTGGGTGAAATACGTGTTGAAACCGGTGTACGAGTATTACCAAGAACATCCCACCGAAGGGGTGAATATGCCGAATCCTGATAAATTCATTTGATGTAATCTCCTGTATAGTGATCTAAATAAAAATTGAAGAGCGATGAAAAAGATATATTACATAGTTTTCGCCATTCTGGTAAGTGGTTTACTGGATGCTTGTATTCATGACGATACGAGCTTGGCGGACCCGGACTTCTCCCGGCTTTCAATCATTTCTCAATACGACACGTTGAGCGTGAATCTAAGCGAGGAGTTTGTTTACAAAGTGGATGTTGTGCAAAGCGGGGAGGATAGACCGTTGACTTACGAGTGGGGGTATGCGACCTATAATACCAAGGATGAGAGTGATTATCCGGCAAAGGATTCTTTAAAAATTATATCTAACGAGGCCGAGTTACGTTATACTTTCAGGAAATTAGGTACTTATTATTTGCGATTGAAGGTGGATAATGGGGAGGCGATCTCGTTTAAAGGTTTTATGTTGAACGTGACGACACCTTATGATGAAGGAATCACGGTATTGAGTCAGGATGATGCGGGGAATCCTCGGATTTCGTTTATGAAAACTTTGACCCGGCAGGAAATAGAATCCGGGGTGAAGAAGGAATTTGTTACGGATGTTCTGACAAAGGAGAACCCGGACTACACGATTAAAAATTGCACGGATCTGGCACAGTTCGGTCCCTATCTGCTGTTGGCCTCTCGGGAGGATGGATTGATCTATAAATTGAATGCCAAGACTTTCGGAGTTATGTATAAGA
Proteins encoded in this region:
- a CDS encoding DUF4843 domain-containing protein, translated to MKRITLISFAIGLALSALSCSDDDLMYNVHQKRSVYFDRESKTDTIFFSFVSVEGDDYDYCIPIRVIGKPVNEVQHPVVMVVADSSTARENMHYVMGEVVIPADSVRGVLNIRLNKTGDMKERSYYLYLRFAEDEYFKPIADDNYILSIADGEYSRPDWWKDADLGTFSSDLFKRMLEKYWELEELRPVEYAYFEENYGRLLENAPAWFWSRNYPGIWVKYVLKPVYEYYQEHPTEGVNMPNPDKFI
- a CDS encoding SusC/RagA family TonB-linked outer membrane protein, whose protein sequence is MKTNRVLNRDKCRGWIRWSLVIGCILFSSMRIYASDVRLVNDSIKLDLKFEKSTMLEVLNTLKKKTALNFVYNHEEIKGIPLITKEFRQATVHQILDYCLRNTGYVFSVVNDVVVIKKKEVKRGQQKVTITGTVFDEKNEPLPGATVMLKGTTIGVASDVNGEFKLELPESDGMVLVVNFIGMVSQEIPVTRDVNLKIVLKMADTALDDVVVNGFYTKNKNTFTGSVTTVKGEELVQASSTNLIQALSTLVPGLRIVENNAQGSNPNAVPEIIIRGTNSLMTSDEAGINTPLIILDGIEISLEELYDLDLFDIESVNVLKDAAATVLYGERASNGVIVVERAHVKDDKVRFSYNFVPDFSFPDLSSMNLCNASEKLELERRAGLYNSANGNADRNYAYKLENVRKGIDTDWISKPLRNSFSHSHSLRVAGRGGNMDYKASASFKDTYGVMKGDYRRNYGLNFSLAYHMTNKLTISYQFAFGMTDSKDSPYGQFSTYTELNPYEPVYDEDGEYIRNYYFNKFDPSRNEKIENPLYNATLSSFSKSKSKSIKNSLSLRWDISKSFFVNGQFDLNLSDSKSDKYTSPENSAYENYTSPEELAQKGEYRQSSSDGNSYTGKLVANYSIALDEHGSVFGIHAGTEISREKTTSSQITAVGFLKDELDDLSYAMKYDDKAPSGSEKLSTRVGFFGDVDLSYRNRYFVNGVFRTSGSSKFGKNQRFAPFWSVGFGWNVHNEEFLKCDWLNTLRFRVSYGYTGNAGFSPYQAITTYKYSNDYRYYAGVGALPITMGNMDLKWQRTLKMNYGVTGGFLNDRLRVEFDYYVEKTKDMLIPIDVPLSMGVDNVKVNLGSAKNAGLDFSISGQIIQKKDWSWMLTVNGGHVYDKIEKISNALQRTNSETTSSDEWNAPKIQFKEGESQYAIYAMRSAGIDPATGKEVYINKNGEYTFDYSYDDQVVVGNTNPTIQGSIFTSFRYKGFSLSVSAAYTLGGDIYNTTLAKKVENINIKENVDRRAFTERWKEIGDETRFLGIPESGWATYLSERFVERKNELSISNINLQYEFNVEKLKLFGLKRLVVGIGASDIGRLSTVKFERGTSYPYCRSFNFILRPTF
- a CDS encoding RagB/SusD family nutrient uptake outer membrane protein, which produces MKKIIYMLLIASCGWSCDSFLDVNPKAEVIDEDMFSTASGVEDALYGVYSALSNSYLYGNYMSVYYPELFAQNFVDDGIKGTEIGKLNMGDLMMESDVMKMWKQAYTAIGYVNNIIINLENKDEKAFKHYNIYLGEALGLRAYLHFDLLRYYAVHVTSKDETAKAHAIPYVTTYEFYVTPFSSVTEVYDKIIQDLERAIGLLADDESLMEAERTGHAADFVSARETHFNLYAAEAALARVYWMKGDLKNAKIYAQKVIDSHKFQLVDKTEVESMVQSKLSFKETIWGIYTRDFGTSMKNLFIRSTGIDLASDWEDLYLDNQGAEEGVDYRRFWFDVDPDKDATTCLKLINYEFLADPNKYDEPVILGVNMIRIPEMYYIMAEALLEENIDLATDYMDVVVEARGMVGFKDRIPARQLTLDDIMKERRKEYYGEGQEWFCMKRQNRDVYSIIGAVTLPGSDKIYCLPVPEEEMNAR